In Thiomonas arsenitoxydans, the genomic stretch CTATGCGGCCTTCGTCCACAGTTTGCAGCACGCTGCGTTGAAGGCCGTCCAATGAGCGCTTGGGTCGACCTCACCTCGGGCCTGGCTGCCGTGCAATGGGCGCAGCCGCTGGCCTTGTTGCTGCTGCCACTGTCGGTCTTGCCGCTGCTGGCCGCGCGGCAGAGCGAGGCGGCACCCGAGCCCCAATTGCTACACCCCGATCTGCACGGTCTGCTGCAGGCGTCGCCGCCGCGCCGCAAGCCCCGGCTCGCGCCGGTGCTGCGCGCGCTGGCGCTGCTGGCCTTCGTGCTGGCGCTCGCGCAACCGCAGCGCGAAGGCGCATGGATCGCCGCCGCGCCCGAAGGCCGCGACATTGTGGTGCTGCTCGACACCTCGCTCACCATGAGCCTGCACGACCTCACCTGGGCGGGCAAGCCGGCCTCGCGCCTGGCCGTGGCCCAGCGCGTGTTTGCCGACTTCGCCCGCGCGCGCCAGGGCGACCGCTTCGCGCTGGTGGCCTTCGGCAGCCATGCCGCCACGCTGCTGCCGCCCACCTTCGACGCCCGCGCCGCGGGCCAGATGGCCGGGCTGCTCGCCGTGGGACAGCTCGGCCCCGATACCGCTTTAGGCGACGCCATTGCTCTGGCGCTGCGGCAGGCAGGGGCGCTGCACGGCCTCAAACCCGTCCTCATCCTCTACACCGACGGCGGGCAGAGCAATACCGGCGCCATCAGCCCGGCCGACGCGGTGGCGCTGGCGCGGCATATGGGCGTGCGCATCTACACCGTGGAAGTCGGCACCACCCCCGACCCCGGGCGCCCCTACACCGTGCCGGCCTACGCCGGGCCGCAGCCCGATCTGCGCCTCATCGCCGAAGCCACTGGCGGACGGTTCTACTTCGCCGCCAGCGGCGGGGCGCAACAGGCGGCGGTGCGCGACATCGGTGCGCTCAACCCCCGGCTGCATCCGCCGCCCACGCGTCGCGCCGTGCAGGCGCTGTTCCTCTGGCCTTTGCTTGCCGGAGCGGCGTTGTGGTTGCTGGCGATGTGGGCTGAGGGCGCCGCATCCAGGAGCCGCAAATGACGACTTGGGATGCGCTCCTCACCCAGCCCTGGTTCTGGGCGCGGCCCTGGGCCTTTGTCCTGCTGGCCGTGCCGCTGCTGCTGGCCGCGCTGCGGCTGTGGCGCGCGCGCAGTGTGCGCGCTGCGGCGCTGGCCTATGCCGACGCCGCGCTGCTGCCCTTCGCCACCCGCCTGCCGTCGCCGCAGCGCTTGCGGCGCGCGCTGGCGCTCGACCTGCTGCTGTGGGCGCTGCTCGCCATCGCCTCAGCCGGGCCGCGCCAGCCGGTGAGCGTCGGCGAGGCGGGCGGCCTGCACCGCATCGCCGTGATGGTGCTGATGGATGCCAGCGCCGACGCCGCCGCAGCGAGCGCGGCGCCCATTTCCGCGCTGGAGCAGCAGCGCCTGCTGCTGGCTGCGCTGTGCCCGCAACTGCGCGGCGAACGACTCGGCTTGATCGCTTATGGCGCAGCGCGTCCGGGCGGACCGGTGGGCGCAGCGCAATTGCTGCCGCCTACCGATGACCCCGCGCTGTTCGCGCACGCCACGCAGCAGGCCCGCCCCGAAGTATTTGCCGATACGCCCGCTTCCACCACGCTGCCCGGTCTGCTCGCCCTCGCGCGCCAGCGCTTGCAACAACAAGCCAAGGGCGAAAGCGGCGCTGTGCTGCTGCTGGCTGGAGCAGGTGTTCCAGTGCCCGCAGACTTCGACGCCAGCGCGATGGGCGAGTCTTTGCGCCGCGCCCGGTTGCCGCTATTCGTCCTCGCCCTGCCGGGTCTGCCGCCCGAGAGCGCGGCGCTTTTGCGCGCAGCGGCGCAGATCAGCGGCGGCGGTTTTTCTGCCGTGACCGCAGGCCAGACCGGCGCGGACAACTGGAACGCGCTCTATGCGCGCGGCATCGCCCGCCTGCCGGTCGGGACAATCGGTCGAGCGCAGCAAATCACCGCTTGGCGCGAGCTTTACGGCCTGTTCCTGCTGCCCGCGCTGGCGCTACTGTTCTGGCGCGAGCGCCCGCGCCGCGTGCCGCCCGCCGTGGCCCTGCTGGGCTTGGCGCTGGTGCTCGGTCTGCCCCTCGCACCGCCCGCGCAGGCGCAGCCGCCCGCCTTGGTTTCTAGACCGGCCAAACTGCGCGCCGAACACGCGGCCTGGCAGGCCTGGCGGCAGGGCGACTTCGCGCGCGCGCAGGCGCTATATGCCGCCTTGCCCGGCCACGCGGCCCGCATGGGCGAAGGCGCGGCGGCCTATCGGCTGCGGCAATTTCAGGTTGCGGCGCAGGCCTTCCACCGCGCCTTGCTGCAGGCCGACACGCCCCAGCAGCGCTTCGCCGCGTTCTACAACCTGGGCGATGCCAGCCTGCACCTGCCCGGACGTACCTTGGAGGCGGTGCAAGCGTTCGACGCCGCGCTGCGCATCCGCCCCGGCGATGCCAACGCCCTGCGCAACGCCCGGCTGGCGCAACGGCAGTACGAAATCGAGCATCCGCCGAGCGATCTGGTGGGTATCGCCAAACGCGCGCCACCCATCCACCATTCACGCTTCGGCCAGCAGGGCTCGAGCACGCCTTCGCAACTGCGCCGCAAGCCGTCCAAGCAGGCTTCGGCGCCGTTGCAGCAAGCCGCGCCATTGGCGCCCGGCGGACAGCTCGCCACGGCAGGAGCAACCGCCGCCGCCCCCGCGCCTTGGCAACCGCCCACGCTCGACTGGGCCGGGGCCGACAAGCGTCTGCAACTGCTGCGCGACGCCAGCGCCGAACTGCTCGCCCAGCGCGCCGCCATCGACACCCGCGCGGCCGCGCAGGAGGGCGCGCGATGACCCTGGCCCGCCCCCTCGCTGCGCTGGCCCTGAGCCTCAGCCTGCTCGCCGCCGCCCGCCCCGCCGCCGCGCAGGCCAGCCTGCAATGCCGCACCGAGCCCGCCGTCGTCGTGCTCGGCCACCCGTTGCACTGGACGCTCACCGCGCGCGACCTCGCCGCGACGCTGCCCAGCTTCACCCCCGCGCAGTTCGCGCCCGACTGGCTGCTGACCGATCAGCAAGGCGCCAGCGGCAGCACGGACGGGCACCGCGAGCAGACCGCCACCCTCACGCTCTACCCCCTGCGCAGCGGGCGCTTGTCCCTGCCCGCCGTGCAAGCGGGCGGCGGGCGCTGCCCAGCGCAAACGCTCGATGTCGCCGCAGCCGCCAACGGCGAAGCCCCGCTGCAATGGCGCACCCGCATGACGCCCGCCCGCCCCTACGCGCTGCAAGCGCTGCGCGTGGAACTATGGGCCATCGGCGGCGGCAATCTGGCGTGGACGACGCCGCAGCCGCGCAGCGCGCAGGCGCAGATCGCGCCGCTGGCCGACACCGTGCGCACCGAAGTCATCGACGGGGTACAGCAACTTGTGCAAGTGTTCGCGTGGCGTGTGCTGCCCTTGCAGGCTGGCGAGGTGGCTATGGATTTCGGCCTGCTGCGCGCCCATGCCTTTGGCAGCCTGCGAGTCTATGCTCCGCCGCCGCTGCGCTTTACCGCGCGGGCGCTGCCGCAGTGGTGGCCGGCCGACGGACTGATCGGCGCGCCGCAGTTGCAGGTGCTCTCGGCTCCGGCCCAATTGCCCTTGGGCGACACCACCGCGTGGCGGCTGCGCTTGTCTGCCCCCGGCCTCGACCGGGCGCAGGTGCTGCGCGTAGCAAACCGCTGGAACGCTGCGCTGCCCGCCCGTTTCGGCCCTGCTGGCGTGCAGATAACCCGCGCCCAAGAATCCTCCGCCGAAGCAGGTGACACCTGGGACATCACCCTTTACCTGCGCCCGCAAAACGCGGGTCGGCTGCAAGCGCCCGCGTTGCGGCTCGACTATTTCGATCCCCGCACCGAACTACCCGCCACCGCGCGCTGGATGCCGCCACTGCTCACCGTGATCGATGCCCGCCCGCTGCATCTCGCCATCGGCCTGGGCGGCGCCGCGGCGCTGCTCTTACTGTTGTTTGCGCTGCGTGCAGTGGGCTGCTGGGCTTGCCGTAGCTGGCGCGAGCGCCGCGCGCTGCAAGCTGTGTGGCAAGCCACCGATGCGGCAGCGCTCAAGCAAGCCTGGCTGGCGCTGCCGGCCCGGCGCGGGCTGCCGCGCGCCGCCACCCTGGCGCAATGGCTAAGCGATGCAGCCCTGCCGCCGCCGCATCCTTTGCATCTTCTTGCCGAGCGCCTGCAGCGCCATCTCTACGGGCTGCACGCAATGCCCGACTTCCCCGCACTGCGCCGTGCCATCCACGCGGCGCTGGCAGCGAGGCGGCGAAGGGAATGACGCCGCTACAGCACCACCTTCACCATCGGATGACTGGTGAGCGCGCGGTACAGATCGTCGAGCTGCGCGCGGCTGGTGGCGCGGATGGTGCAGGTGCAGCTCAGATAGTTGCGCCCGCTGGAAGGGCGCAGCTCCATCGTCGCCGGATCGAAGTCGGGCGCGTGTTGCAGCACCACGGCGGCAATCGCATCGGCCAGGCCGTCCACATTCGCGCCCATGATTTTGATGGGGAAGTCGGACGGATATTTGATAAGACTCTCATCGCCGGGCGGGGAGGAAATCGGGTTCATGGCAACCTCAACAGAAATACGTCTTGCCGTGAATTATCCGGGCTGACGCGGCGCGTATCCGAGACCTTCAGTAATGCGGCGGCAACTCGTCCCACAAACTCGTGGACGCTGATGGCTGATCGTCCGCCCGCTGGCGCTGCAATTGCCCCACCTCCCGCAACAACTGCGCGATCTGGTCTTGCTGCTTCGCCACCAAAGCGTTGAGCGCGTCGAGCAGGTCTTCCGCATAACCGAATTTTTCTTCCAGCCGGGTCAGGCGGGCGTTGATTTCAGCATCGGTGGGGGAAGGATTCATGGGAGTTCTTATTCAATTCGGCGGATGAGCGAGCAAGACATTTGAGCAAATTCCCGCACGCGGCGATAAGCGCTCATGCCTCGCTCGGGATCGATGAGCGCGCGTAAAACGACCGACATCATTCCCGCGCCGAACGCCGTGGGTGCGAAGATCGGCTCAAAGCGCCTCGGCGCAGAAGGTGGTCGTCGTGACGATGCGTGTGCGCCCGATGCGGCCATGTTGCAGCAGCCCGGCCCGCCGGTCGCCCGTCACCAGGTAGTCGGCCTCGCCGGTCAGCGACAGGGCCAACAAGAAGGCATCGTTCGGGTCGTCAGCCTGGATGCCGTCAGGCAGCGGCGGCAGCGTCTCCAGCACACGGGCGCGCTGCAGGTTGTTGATCATCGTGCCGATGCGGTGGGCGGGCAGAATGGCCTTGATCTTGGGGTAGCGGCTCACCCGTCGCAGTTCATCGAATTGCACCGTTCCTGTCACCAGCTCAAAACGTGCCTCCATCCAGGCACGATAAATGGCGTCTGCTGGACGGTGCGACGAGATCAGTGCTGCCAGCAGCTCATGGGTGTCGAGGACAACCCGCATCAGTGCTCACGCGCCCACTGCACCGCTTCATCGATGAGGTCGTTCAGTTCGGCCTCGCCCATGCCTGCCGTAGCGGCCTTGGCTTGCTCGACAGCGCGCTCAAAGAGATAGGCGCGCACCGCCTCCTCAATGAAGCGCGACAGATCGCCCTTGCGGCCGCCCCCTTGTGCGGCGATGAACATGCGCACGGATTGATCCAAGTCCGGCGATACGGCGATGTTCCAGCGCACGGTATTCACGATACTCTCCTGATCTGTGTTTGTGTGTATCGGTGTTCATACGCGCATTGAGCGATTCTTGTAATGATCCGGTAGCGCGCCGACGTCCCATCACCATGCAATCACACGCCCGGCTTCGCCGAGACAGCCCTGTCGAGAGACAGCAAGCCGAGTTCTAGCCCCATAGCGTTTGCTGACTTTCGCCTCAAATTTTTTTGATTCAGTGCTTGCCGAAACCAACCGCCGATGCCGATCGCCTTTCTTGGCCTGTAGTAAGGTAGAACGCTCATCGGCTCCTCTGCCCTGCTCTCCCATGCTGACCATCCAATCAAAACACCTCGCCTCTCTTTTCGCGGCCTTTGTGCTGGCCCTGAGTACCGCGCAGGCGGCTACGCCCGATCAGGCGTCTTCCTTGTTGGATGCGGGCCATTTGACGCAGGCTGACCACGTCATCGCGCAGGTGCTGGCGGATCAGCCGCATTCGGCGCAGGCGCACTATCTGGACGCGCGGCTGCTGGCCGCAGAGGGCAAGTGGCCGCTGGCGGAGCAGGAGCTGGAACTGGCGCGTCGCCTCGATCCGACCTTGAGCTTCGGGCCGCCGGAGCAGGTGCAGGCGCTGGCCAACGAGGTGCTCAAGCACCAGTGGAAGAACCCGTCCGGGTTCGCGGGTTACGGACAGGCAGCGTTGGCGGCGCTGTTCGTGCTGATTTCGGGCTATCTGGTCTTCGGGGTGATGCGCCACCGTCGCCAGCCGCCCAAGGTCTGAGCGGCGCCGCCCTGCGCAGCCAGGCGACAGTTGGCGGCAGGGCGATTTCTCCCCATCAAGGTTTGCGTTTCAGGGTGAGGACGGTGTAGGCGCCGTCAATTTGCTTTGCGCTGAATTCCACCGTGTCACCGGCCTTGAGGCCATCGAGCAGGGCTTTGTCGCGCACCCGGTAGTTCATGGTCATCGCGCCCATGCCCAGCGCGGGGATGGGGCCGTGGCGCAGGGTGATCTTGCCGCTTGCGGCGTCGATTTTGCGCACCACACCTTCGGTCTGGTGTTCGCCTTGCGCGCCGGATGCAGCGGGCTGCATCATCTGCATGTGTTGCGCCATGCCTTCGGGGGTGGAATGGTCGTGGTCAGCGTGGCTTTGCATGGCCAGGGCGGGCGTGCAGAGTGCTGAGGTCAGGGCGAGAAGGGAGCAGGTTTTCAGTGACTGGTTCATGGTGGGTTCCTTTGCAGGGGTTGAAGAAAGAAAAGGGGATAGGAGCAGGGCGAGGGCGGTCAATGCGCATGCTGCTGGGGCTTGCGCACTTGCAGCGTGTCTTGGGTGGCTCGGGGTTCGGTGGGGTCGGTGCGTGCGGGCGGCAGGTCGGCGGTGGGCACGGCGTGGGCCTGGGTGCCGGGCGGCATGCGGTACCAGCCGGGGTCGCGGTAGTCGCCGTGGGCGAGGTCGTCGCGCACTTTGAGCATGCTGAACATGCCGCCCATTTCCACCGAGCCGTAAGGGCCGCGACCGGTCATCATGGGCAGGGTGTTGTCGGGCAGGGGCATGTCCATCTCGGCCATTTCGGCCATGCCCTGGCTGCCCATGGCCATGTAATCGGGCAGCAGCTTTTGCAACGCGGGGGTGAGGTCGTCCTGCTGCACGCCGATCATCGTCGGCACGCTGTGGCCCATGGCATTCATGGTGTGGTGCGATTTGTGGCAGTGGAAGGCCCAGTCGCCAGGGTTGTCGGCGATGAACTCGATGGCGCGCATCTGCCCCACGGCAATGTCCACCGTCACTTCGGGCCAGCGCGCGCTCTTGGGGACCCAGCCGCCATCGGTGCCGACCACTTCGAACACATGGCCGTGCAGGTGAATGGGGTGGTTGGTCATGGTGAGGTTGCCCATGCGGATGCGCACGCGCTCGCCGGTGCGCGCCACCAGCGGGGCGATGCCGGGAAAGGCGCGGCTGTTCCAGGTCCAGAGGTTGAAGTCGAGCATGGTGTTGACCTTGGGCACGCTCGATCCGGGATCGATGTCGTAGGCGTTGATGAGAAAGGCGTAGTCGCGATCGACCGCCATCTGCCGCGGGTTTTTGGGATGGACGATGAACAGGCCCATCGCGCCCATGGCCATCTGCACCATTTCGTCAGCGTGCGGGTGGTACATGAAGGTGCCGCTTTTGCGCAGCTCGAATTCATAGACGAAGGTCTGGCCGGGCGCGATCTGCGGCTGCGTCAGCCCGCCCACGCCGTCCATGCCGTTGGGCAGGATGAGGCCGTGCCAGTGCACCGTGGTGTGCTCGGGCAGCTTGTTGGTGACGAACAGGCGCACGCGGTCGCCTTCCACCGCTTCGATGGTGGGGCCGGGGCTGGAGCCGTTGTAGCCCCAGAGCTTGGCCGTCATGCCGGGCGAGATTTCGCGCACCACGGGTTCAGCGACGAGGTGAAATTCCTTCACGCCGTCTTTCATGCGAAAGGGCAGGCTCCAGCCGTTGAGGGTGACGACCGGGTTGTAGGGCCGGCCGGCCTGGGGGTGTAGCGGGGCTGCGGTCTCGGCGCTGTTGTATTGATGGGGTTCGGGCGCGGCGGCCAGGGCGTTGCGGCTGGCGGCGCCTGCGGCGACGAGGGCCGCGGCAGCGCCGAGAAAATGGCGTCGGGTATTCATGGTGTGAAAGTCCTGTGGGTCAGTGGCTGGAGACGGCCGGGGCGGCGTTGGCAGAAGCGGAGTCGGGCAGGGCGCCCGGGCCTGCGTCCACGCCAAGCTGGGCGGCTTGCCAGGCGGCGTCGGCCAGCCAGTAATTGCGCTGCGCGGAGATCGCCTCGCGCACCGCCTGCACCTGCACCTGCGCGGCGGCGACGAGCTGAAAGGTGCCGATGAGCATGCCGTTGTAGCGAAGCTGGCTCTCATCGAGCACGGTCTGCGCCAGGGGCACGATCTGCTCGCGGCTGAGGCGCTGCTGCTGCCACGCGCTGCCGCGCAGGGCGTCGGCCTCGCGCAGTTGCGAGGCGGCGCGGCGCGCGGTGGCGATGGCGCGGTTGCGCGCGGCGAGCACGCGGTCGGCGGCGGCGCTGCGGCGGGCGTCGCCCAGATCGAACAGCGGCAGCGGCAGGCTGAGGTCGAAGCCGTTTTGCGGCGGCGCATCGCTATACGTCTTGCGCAGGCCGCCGAGTTCGACATGCTCGATCAGGCTGGTAGCGCGCGCCAGCCCTGCGGCTTGTGCGGTGGCCGTGTAGTCGGCGCGGGCGAGCTGCACGTCCAGACGCTGGTCGAGCGCGGTTTGCAGCGCCATCGGCGCGGCTGCGCTCGGCTGCTTGGGCACCTCCGGCAGTTGCGTCGGCAAAGCGAGGCGGGCGGCTTGCTCTGCCGACAACCCCAGCACCTGCACCAGCGCTTCGCGGCTTTGCGTGGCGGCCAGTTCGGCGCGGCTCAGGCGTAGCTGGCTGTCGGCGGCGAACAGGCCTTGCTGCGCCGCGTCGAGCTTGGTGAAGTTGCCCGCCTGCTGCATGCGGTCAGCCAGAATGGCGGTGGCCTTGGCCGCTTCCACCACATCGCGGTCGTAGGCGGCAGTTTGCTGCGCCGCCACGGCGCGAACCCAACTCAGCCGCGCTTGCGCCGCCGTGCGCAGCACCGCGCGGGCGAGGCTGAGCCGAAGTTGCGTCTGCTGCGTGTCGTTCAGGCGCGAACGCGTGGCCAAGGTGAGCAGATCGAGCAGGCCGAAGCTGAGACTACGGGTGATTTCCACTCCGCCGCCTCCGATGAGCAGGCGCTCGAAGCCGAAAACCGGGTTGGCCAGCCGGGCGTTTTGCGTGGAGTCGGCCGAGTCGGCCTGCGCCTGCGCGATCAGCCCCTGCAATGCGGGGCTGCCGAGCAGGGCGATGCGCACGGCGTCATCGGCAGACAGCGGTTTGGACAACAGCGCGTCGATCTGGGCCTGCGTGTCTTGCTGCTGCGCGGGGTCGCGCATCAAGTGCAGCGGTGTGCCGGTATGGGGCAGGGTAATGACGTTGACGGCCTGTAGCGACTGCCGGGTTTGCAAGGGCGCGCAGGCTGCCAGCAACGCGGCTGCGGCCAGGGGGGCGAGCCGCAGCGCCCGCCGGCGCACCTGCGGTCTGGGTAGGTTCCACATGAATTGACACCTCATTCGAGCCGCGACAGCGCGCGGCGACACGATGCGCAGCGCGCGTCTTGCGACCCGCGCTGCAACCGGGACTCAAACGGGGGTCAGGCTCTGGGAGGGCGCTGCAGGGCGCGCAGATCGGCGCTGTGCCACGCGGTGTTGGCGGTGGAGGGGCAGGAGTGCTGCGCGGCGTCGGTCAGCAGCAGGGTGAAGGCCGGAGGCTGAGCCACGGCCAGATGGCAAATCACGCAATGCTGGTGATCGTGAGAGCCGCAATCGGCTGGGGTGTTGGCGTCGACGTGGCAGCCCGGCATCGCGTCTGAAGTGTCTTGCTCTGCCGCCAGCGAGTGCAGATCCGCCATTGAGGCCATCTCATGCGCCTGCGCCGGGGTTTGCACTCCGTCGCCCAAATTCATGCTGACCTGCGCCCAGCCGCGCAGAGGCAGCAAGACGAGCAGCAAGACCAGAATGGGACGCAGCAAGCGAGACATGCAGCAAAGTCTAACCTAAGAATTCGCAGGCACACTGCCGTCATCAAACCCCCCATAGAACGTGCGGAAAATGGGTTTTCGCCCCGGCCCGGCAGGGAACTATTGGTCATTAGCACTCTCTCACTGTGAGTGCTAATATCAAACACAAACAGGAGGATTCCATCCATGACCCACACTCAGTCAGCCGCAATCGTTCTGCGCCCGGCCCAGGTCGATGGCGCGTTTCCGCTCGCCTTGCCCAGTCTGGGCAATCTGGACGCCTACATCAGCGCCGTCAACCGCCTGCCCATGCTCAGCGCGGAAGAAGAGGCGCGGCTGGCGCGCACTTGGCGCGAGCAGGGGGACAAGGACGCGGCGGGCAAGCTGGTGCTGTCGCACCTGCGGCTGGTGGTTTCCACCGCACGGCAATATCTGGGCTACGGCCTGCCGCATGCCGACCTCATTCAAGAAGGCAATATCGGCTTGATGAAGGCGGTCAAGCGTTTCGACCCGGCGCATGGCGTGCGGCTCGTGAGTTACGCCCTGCACTGGATCAAGGCCGAAATTCACGAATACATTCTGCGCAACTGGCGGTTGGTGAAAGTGGCCACCACCAAATCGCAGCGCAAGCTGTTTTTCAATCTGCGCTCGATGAAAACGGCCAACGCCGGCATGAACGAGGCGCAGATCGACGACATGGCGCAGGCGCTCAACGTCAAGCGCGAAGATGTGATCGAGATGGAAAGCCGCATGGGCGGCGCCGACATCGCGCTCGACCCCACGGTGGAAGATGGCGAAGAGAGCTACGCGCCCATTTCCTATCTGGCCGACAACACGCAGGAGCCGATGGCTGTGCTCGAAGCGCGCAGCCACGACCGGCTGCAGGTCGAAGGGCTGGAAAACGCGCTGGAACTGCTCGATGCCCGCAGCCGCGCCATTGTCGAGCAGCGCTGGCTGCAGGTGAATGATGACGGCAGCGGCGGCAAGACCCTGCACGAACTGGCCGCCGAATACGGCGTGTCGGCCGAGCGCATCCGCCAGATCGAGGTGGCGGCGATGAAAAAAATGCGCAAGTCGCTGGCGGAATTTGCCTGATTCGTTTGCTTGGTTCGTTTTCCCGATTCGGCCTTCGCACTGTTTAAAAAAGCCCGTCATCGACGGGCTTTTTTGATGTCTGTCGCGAGCGCATCAACGCCAGCGGCGCACGGCCTGCCGCAGCGCGGCCCATTGCGTTTTGCGCTGGCGGGCATCAACTGGCGGGGCGTAGCGCCAGCGTTCGAGTTGCATCAGGAGCGCAATGGCGGCGTGCGCGGATTGGGGCGGGAGGCTGTCAGCGTCCAGTCGGGCAGGGTCGATGCGGCCCGCCAGAGTGCGCGGCGGGGTGGAGGGTTCACTGTCGATGCCGACCTGCTCCAGCTTGCCGCGCAGCAGGGCGTAGGTCTGCGTCCAGGGATCGTGCCTGCGGCGCTCCAGCGCCAGAAACGCGCCGCCGATGGCGGTGGCCACCAGCAGGGTGGCGATGGCCAGCGCGGCCAGGGTGGCCATGTCGGGTTGGTGCAGGCCGAGCTTGTTCAGCAGATCGAGCTGGCGCTGGCTGCCGTAGTGCAGCACCCACTGGTTCCAGGTGTTGTTGAGCGCGTCCCATTGGTTGCGCAGTTGCAGCAGCAGCGCGGCGTCGCGCGGGCCGAGCACGGCCACGCCCAACAGGGGCTCGCGCGAGGCCAGGGTGGCGCCGCTGCGGTCGATGCGCGCCGGGTCAACGGCGGCGGTAGGGTCGGCCCGCACCCAGCCGCGTTCGGGCAGCCAGTATTCGGCCCAGGCGTGGGCGTCGCTTTGGCGCACCACCCAGGTGTCGTCCACCGGGTTGAA encodes the following:
- a CDS encoding BatD family protein, translated to MTLARPLAALALSLSLLAAARPAAAQASLQCRTEPAVVVLGHPLHWTLTARDLAATLPSFTPAQFAPDWLLTDQQGASGSTDGHREQTATLTLYPLRSGRLSLPAVQAGGGRCPAQTLDVAAAANGEAPLQWRTRMTPARPYALQALRVELWAIGGGNLAWTTPQPRSAQAQIAPLADTVRTEVIDGVQQLVQVFAWRVLPLQAGEVAMDFGLLRAHAFGSLRVYAPPPLRFTARALPQWWPADGLIGAPQLQVLSAPAQLPLGDTTAWRLRLSAPGLDRAQVLRVANRWNAALPARFGPAGVQITRAQESSAEAGDTWDITLYLRPQNAGRLQAPALRLDYFDPRTELPATARWMPPLLTVIDARPLHLAIGLGGAAALLLLLFALRAVGCWACRSWRERRALQAVWQATDAAALKQAWLALPARRGLPRAATLAQWLSDAALPPPHPLHLLAERLQRHLYGLHAMPDFPALRRAIHAALAARRRRE
- a CDS encoding TolC family protein; translation: MWNLPRPQVRRRALRLAPLAAAALLAACAPLQTRQSLQAVNVITLPHTGTPLHLMRDPAQQQDTQAQIDALLSKPLSADDAVRIALLGSPALQGLIAQAQADSADSTQNARLANPVFGFERLLIGGGGVEITRSLSFGLLDLLTLATRSRLNDTQQTQLRLSLARAVLRTAAQARLSWVRAVAAQQTAAYDRDVVEAAKATAILADRMQQAGNFTKLDAAQQGLFAADSQLRLSRAELAATQSREALVQVLGLSAEQAARLALPTQLPEVPKQPSAAAPMALQTALDQRLDVQLARADYTATAQAAGLARATSLIEHVELGGLRKTYSDAPPQNGFDLSLPLPLFDLGDARRSAAADRVLAARNRAIATARRAASQLREADALRGSAWQQQRLSREQIVPLAQTVLDESQLRYNGMLIGTFQLVAAAQVQVQAVREAISAQRNYWLADAAWQAAQLGVDAGPGALPDSASANAAPAVSSH
- a CDS encoding VWA domain-containing protein; the protein is MTTWDALLTQPWFWARPWAFVLLAVPLLLAALRLWRARSVRAAALAYADAALLPFATRLPSPQRLRRALALDLLLWALLAIASAGPRQPVSVGEAGGLHRIAVMVLMDASADAAAASAAPISALEQQRLLLAALCPQLRGERLGLIAYGAARPGGPVGAAQLLPPTDDPALFAHATQQARPEVFADTPASTTLPGLLALARQRLQQQAKGESGAVLLLAGAGVPVPADFDASAMGESLRRARLPLFVLALPGLPPESAALLRAAAQISGGGFSAVTAGQTGADNWNALYARGIARLPVGTIGRAQQITAWRELYGLFLLPALALLFWRERPRRVPPAVALLGLALVLGLPLAPPAQAQPPALVSRPAKLRAEHAAWQAWRQGDFARAQALYAALPGHAARMGEGAAAYRLRQFQVAAQAFHRALLQADTPQQRFAAFYNLGDASLHLPGRTLEAVQAFDAALRIRPGDANALRNARLAQRQYEIEHPPSDLVGIAKRAPPIHHSRFGQQGSSTPSQLRRKPSKQASAPLQQAAPLAPGGQLATAGATAAAPAPWQPPTLDWAGADKRLQLLRDASAELLAQRAAIDTRAAAQEGAR
- a CDS encoding putative toxin-antitoxin system toxin component, PIN family, translated to MRVVLDTHELLAALISSHRPADAIYRAWMEARFELVTGTVQFDELRRVSRYPKIKAILPAHRIGTMINNLQRARVLETLPPLPDGIQADDPNDAFLLALSLTGEADYLVTGDRRAGLLQHGRIGRTRIVTTTTFCAEAL
- a CDS encoding multicopper oxidase family protein, with the translated sequence MNTRRHFLGAAAALVAAGAASRNALAAAPEPHQYNSAETAAPLHPQAGRPYNPVVTLNGWSLPFRMKDGVKEFHLVAEPVVREISPGMTAKLWGYNGSSPGPTIEAVEGDRVRLFVTNKLPEHTTVHWHGLILPNGMDGVGGLTQPQIAPGQTFVYEFELRKSGTFMYHPHADEMVQMAMGAMGLFIVHPKNPRQMAVDRDYAFLINAYDIDPGSSVPKVNTMLDFNLWTWNSRAFPGIAPLVARTGERVRIRMGNLTMTNHPIHLHGHVFEVVGTDGGWVPKSARWPEVTVDIAVGQMRAIEFIADNPGDWAFHCHKSHHTMNAMGHSVPTMIGVQQDDLTPALQKLLPDYMAMGSQGMAEMAEMDMPLPDNTLPMMTGRGPYGSVEMGGMFSMLKVRDDLAHGDYRDPGWYRMPPGTQAHAVPTADLPPARTDPTEPRATQDTLQVRKPQQHAH
- a CDS encoding YbeD family protein, with protein sequence MNPISSPPGDESLIKYPSDFPIKIMGANVDGLADAIAAVVLQHAPDFDPATMELRPSSGRNYLSCTCTIRATSRAQLDDLYRALTSHPMVKVVL
- a CDS encoding VWA domain-containing protein, which produces MSAWVDLTSGLAAVQWAQPLALLLLPLSVLPLLAARQSEAAPEPQLLHPDLHGLLQASPPRRKPRLAPVLRALALLAFVLALAQPQREGAWIAAAPEGRDIVVLLDTSLTMSLHDLTWAGKPASRLAVAQRVFADFARARQGDRFALVAFGSHAATLLPPTFDARAAGQMAGLLAVGQLGPDTALGDAIALALRQAGALHGLKPVLILYTDGGQSNTGAISPADAVALARHMGVRIYTVEVGTTPDPGRPYTVPAYAGPQPDLRLIAEATGGRFYFAASGGAQQAAVRDIGALNPRLHPPPTRRAVQALFLWPLLAGAALWLLAMWAEGAASRSRK
- a CDS encoding tetratricopeptide repeat protein, whose protein sequence is MLTIQSKHLASLFAAFVLALSTAQAATPDQASSLLDAGHLTQADHVIAQVLADQPHSAQAHYLDARLLAAEGKWPLAEQELELARRLDPTLSFGPPEQVQALANEVLKHQWKNPSGFAGYGQAALAALFVLISGYLVFGVMRHRRQPPKV
- a CDS encoding copper-binding protein: MNQSLKTCSLLALTSALCTPALAMQSHADHDHSTPEGMAQHMQMMQPAASGAQGEHQTEGVVRKIDAASGKITLRHGPIPALGMGAMTMNYRVRDKALLDGLKAGDTVEFSAKQIDGAYTVLTLKRKP
- a CDS encoding SlyX family protein; this encodes MNPSPTDAEINARLTRLEEKFGYAEDLLDALNALVAKQQDQIAQLLREVGQLQRQRADDQPSASTSLWDELPPHY
- a CDS encoding ribbon-helix-helix domain-containing protein, producing MNTVRWNIAVSPDLDQSVRMFIAAQGGGRKGDLSRFIEEAVRAYLFERAVEQAKAATAGMGEAELNDLIDEAVQWAREH